The proteins below are encoded in one region of Halorhodospira halochloris:
- a CDS encoding rod shape-determining protein translates to MFKGIRGLFSNDLSIDLGTANTLIYLRGQGIVLSEPSVVAIQQDRDGGSKRIAAVGAEAKAMLGRTPGNIRAIRPLKDGVIADFTVTEKMLQHFIKKVHEARFFKPSPRVLVCVPCGSTQVERRAIRESAAGAGAREVHLIEEPMAAAIGANMPVSEASGSMVVDIGGGTSEVAVLSLNGIVYSASVRLGGDRFDEAIVNYVRRNYGILIGESTAERIKQEIGTAFPDTEVREIEVRGRNLAQGVPRSFSLNSNEILEALQEPLSGIVSALKTALEQTPPELGADVAERGIVITGGGALLRNLERLFMEETGLPVLVAEEPLTCVARGGGRALELMDERGADLFVSE, encoded by the coding sequence ATGTTCAAAGGAATAAGAGGACTCTTCTCGAACGATCTGTCAATAGATCTGGGCACGGCCAACACGCTTATCTATCTGCGGGGCCAAGGCATTGTGCTTAGCGAGCCCTCAGTGGTCGCAATCCAGCAGGATAGAGACGGCGGAAGCAAACGGATTGCTGCGGTAGGTGCTGAAGCAAAAGCGATGCTGGGCCGCACTCCCGGCAACATTCGTGCTATACGCCCGCTCAAAGACGGCGTCATAGCAGACTTCACCGTTACCGAGAAGATGCTGCAACATTTCATTAAGAAGGTGCACGAGGCACGCTTCTTTAAGCCCAGTCCGAGAGTCCTAGTCTGCGTGCCCTGTGGCTCGACCCAAGTGGAGCGGCGCGCTATTAGGGAATCGGCAGCAGGCGCCGGCGCCCGGGAGGTCCATCTTATAGAAGAGCCCATGGCCGCAGCTATCGGCGCCAACATGCCGGTAAGCGAAGCAAGTGGTTCCATGGTCGTGGACATCGGCGGCGGCACATCTGAGGTCGCGGTGTTATCGCTCAATGGCATTGTCTACTCTGCGTCTGTACGGCTCGGAGGCGATCGATTTGATGAGGCGATCGTCAATTACGTACGACGCAACTACGGTATACTCATTGGTGAATCGACCGCTGAGCGTATCAAACAAGAGATAGGCACGGCATTCCCAGATACCGAGGTACGCGAGATAGAAGTGCGCGGAAGGAATCTAGCCCAAGGCGTGCCGCGGAGCTTTTCACTGAACTCAAACGAGATCTTGGAGGCCCTTCAAGAACCCCTCTCAGGGATAGTTTCAGCATTGAAGACGGCCCTCGAGCAAACCCCTCCGGAACTTGGTGCTGATGTTGCCGAAAGGGGTATCGTGATAACTGGTGGCGGCGCTTTGTTGCGCAACCTTGAGCGCCTCTTTATGGAAGAGACGGGCTTGCCAGTGCTAGTAGCAGAGGAACCACTTACCTGCGTAGCCCGCGGCGGCGGTAGGGCCCTTGAGTTGATGGATGAACGCGGCGCTGACCTGTTTGTAAGCGAATAA
- the mreC gene encoding rod shape-determining protein MreC translates to MKPLFLQRPSAATRLFLLATASVLLMALDHREHLIEPVREAMSGIVYPLRIVVDAPFALADSGSRWLTTRQSLYAENHQLRTQNLQHQGRLQRMEALERENQRLRQLLDSSQRVESEAAIAELIRVDLDPHSHLVEINRGTNHGVFIGQPVIDADGVIGQIDRVGPFSATVRLISDASHAIPVEVNRNGLRTVARGSGDTQQLELANIPTNADIREGDLLTASGLGDTFPRGYPVAYVSQVVSEPGEPFARVLARPAGNLDRSRKLLLLESRQETNTEDKAKTSEQEQAEEVNN, encoded by the coding sequence ATCAAACCGTTATTTCTACAGCGACCGTCGGCCGCAACCAGGTTGTTCCTGCTAGCCACGGCGTCCGTTTTGTTGATGGCCTTAGACCACCGGGAACATCTTATAGAACCGGTAAGAGAGGCGATGTCGGGTATTGTCTACCCGTTGAGGATTGTTGTCGACGCTCCATTTGCTTTAGCGGATAGCGGCTCCAGATGGCTTACCACCCGGCAGTCGCTTTATGCCGAAAACCATCAACTACGCACCCAAAACCTCCAACATCAGGGGCGCCTGCAACGCATGGAAGCTCTCGAGAGAGAAAACCAACGGTTACGCCAACTCCTCGACTCATCGCAGCGCGTTGAGAGTGAAGCAGCCATAGCGGAACTGATCCGGGTAGACCTGGACCCTCACTCCCACCTAGTAGAGATAAACCGCGGCACAAATCACGGGGTATTCATCGGCCAACCGGTGATAGACGCGGACGGTGTCATTGGCCAGATTGATAGAGTAGGGCCTTTTTCCGCTACTGTCAGGCTAATATCTGACGCAAGTCATGCCATCCCGGTTGAGGTCAATCGCAACGGGTTGCGAACTGTCGCCCGCGGCAGCGGCGACACCCAGCAACTTGAACTAGCGAACATCCCCACGAATGCAGATATTCGCGAAGGGGATTTGTTAACGGCTTCCGGATTAGGCGACACCTTCCCCCGTGGCTATCCGGTCGCCTATGTCTCGCAGGTGGTCAGTGAGCCGGGCGAGCCATTTGCGCGAGTACTAGCAAGGCCTGCTGGAAACCTTGATAGGAGCCGCAAGTTGTTGCTGCTTGAGAGTCGCCAAGAAACCAATACCGAGGATAAAGCGAAAACCTCTGAGCAAGAGCAAGCTGAGGAGGTGAACAATTAG
- the mreD gene encoding rod shape-determining protein MreD — protein sequence MTGYRPNSGAGIILLSFILALMLTISPIPWEDRLPDWFSGLRPEWTALVLLYWSLAVPERVGVGCGWLAGLFQDALLGTLLGQHALAFAVIAYFAIRLHKHLRMVPVWQQSLVVLGLLFLVQILLFWINGIIGRPSPDWQVWTSPIIGAFLWLALFPFMRNIRRRYNIQ from the coding sequence GTGACCGGTTACAGGCCTAACAGCGGTGCAGGGATAATCCTGCTTAGCTTTATCCTTGCGTTGATGCTAACTATTTCACCGATTCCATGGGAGGATCGGCTACCAGACTGGTTCAGCGGGCTACGCCCAGAGTGGACCGCTCTCGTACTTTTGTATTGGAGCTTGGCTGTTCCAGAAAGAGTAGGAGTAGGCTGCGGGTGGCTAGCAGGACTCTTCCAGGACGCTTTACTAGGCACCCTACTTGGCCAACACGCATTGGCTTTTGCAGTCATTGCATATTTCGCTATACGTTTGCATAAACACCTCCGCATGGTCCCAGTCTGGCAACAATCGTTAGTGGTGCTCGGGCTGTTATTTCTCGTTCAAATATTACTATTCTGGATCAATGGGATAATTGGTAGACCGTCTCCCGACTGGCAGGTGTGGACTTCACCTATAATCGGGGCCTTCTTGTGGCTGGCACTCTTCCCTTTTATGCGTAACATACGCCGACGCTATAATATACAATGA
- the mrdA gene encoding penicillin-binding protein 2, which translates to MSEASRIPDHHRDAHITRTRIILAGTVCLITVLIVLSQMVRLQIVDHQHYATLSHENRIKVTPIPPTRGLIYDRNGHVLAENRPSYQLTLIPERVPDLEKTLEQISQIVHVSDAQKERFKTQLQRSRRFEEVPLRSQLDDEEVAKLAVHRHRFPGMEVNARLVRHYPNPNHSSHAVGHVGHITREDLRRIDQSTYRGTHHIGKSGIELAFEDTLRGEVGFERVETNALGRVIRSIERTPPKPGNDLILTIDSKLQEVAERAIGDERGAVVAIEPQSGEILALASQPSYDPNKFVEGMTHQRFRELERTGWQPLYNRASRGTYSPASTIKPFVGLAALEHGVIEKDTEVNCDGEFFLEGRDRPYRCWRETGHGDINFGQALAESCNVFFYDTSFKLGIDRMSKFLEQFGFGAQTTSDIPGERRGVLPSRDWKRGAIGQGWFHGETVITGIGLGYFNATPLQLATATAILGNRGELITPRLVRGVADGANNDQNSAIELGQATETTPTQRIDIDDPSHWEETIEGMRLAIQHYRGTARLINENLNYDFAGKTGTAQITERDVDDDEERPEHLRNHALFIGLAPADDPQIAIAVVIEHGGSGGAAAAPVARAVVDYWMLQDKTYLQQLEQGRIDASEVEDEEDSELEIAP; encoded by the coding sequence GTGAGCGAAGCTTCACGCATTCCTGATCATCACCGCGATGCGCACATAACTCGCACCCGCATAATATTAGCGGGAACTGTCTGCTTAATAACGGTGTTGATAGTCTTATCCCAAATGGTGCGACTCCAAATAGTCGACCATCAGCACTACGCTACTCTCTCTCATGAAAACCGCATTAAGGTTACGCCTATTCCACCGACTAGAGGATTAATATACGATCGCAATGGACACGTGCTAGCAGAGAACCGCCCTTCATATCAGTTGACTTTAATTCCTGAGCGAGTTCCTGATCTCGAAAAAACCCTCGAGCAGATTTCTCAAATAGTCCATGTCAGTGATGCTCAAAAGGAGCGATTCAAAACTCAGCTGCAACGCTCACGTCGCTTCGAGGAGGTGCCTCTTCGATCTCAACTCGATGATGAAGAAGTAGCCAAACTGGCGGTACACCGGCACCGCTTTCCAGGCATGGAGGTGAATGCCCGCTTAGTCCGGCACTACCCCAACCCGAACCATTCGAGTCATGCTGTAGGACACGTCGGGCACATAACCCGCGAAGACTTAAGGCGCATTGATCAGTCCACTTATCGCGGTACTCACCATATTGGCAAGAGCGGTATTGAGCTCGCTTTTGAAGATACCTTGCGCGGTGAGGTTGGCTTTGAGCGTGTCGAAACCAATGCCTTAGGCAGAGTTATTCGCAGCATAGAGCGCACCCCCCCGAAGCCCGGTAACGATTTGATCTTAACTATAGATAGTAAGCTGCAGGAGGTTGCCGAGCGGGCCATAGGTGATGAAAGAGGAGCAGTCGTCGCCATAGAGCCGCAGAGCGGGGAGATATTGGCCCTAGCCAGTCAACCCAGCTATGACCCGAATAAGTTTGTCGAGGGCATGACACATCAACGTTTCCGTGAGCTCGAACGAACTGGCTGGCAGCCGCTTTACAATCGCGCTAGCCGCGGCACCTACTCACCGGCTTCGACTATAAAGCCTTTCGTCGGCCTCGCAGCACTTGAGCATGGAGTGATTGAAAAGGACACAGAAGTCAATTGCGATGGAGAATTCTTCCTGGAGGGGCGTGATCGACCCTACCGCTGCTGGCGAGAGACCGGTCACGGCGACATTAACTTCGGCCAGGCTCTAGCTGAGTCCTGTAATGTTTTTTTCTATGACACCTCCTTCAAGCTAGGCATCGACCGAATGTCAAAATTCTTGGAACAGTTCGGTTTTGGGGCGCAGACAACCTCAGACATCCCTGGCGAGCGACGCGGTGTTTTACCTTCCCGTGACTGGAAAAGGGGCGCCATCGGGCAGGGATGGTTTCACGGAGAGACGGTAATAACGGGCATTGGCCTAGGTTATTTTAATGCTACCCCCCTGCAGCTGGCTACGGCCACCGCCATCCTCGGCAATAGGGGCGAACTAATAACGCCACGACTGGTTAGAGGTGTAGCTGACGGCGCCAACAATGATCAGAACTCGGCAATTGAACTGGGCCAAGCCACGGAAACCACACCAACTCAACGCATAGATATTGATGACCCATCCCACTGGGAAGAGACTATCGAGGGCATGCGTCTTGCGATACAGCACTACCGCGGAACCGCCCGGCTGATCAACGAGAACTTAAACTACGACTTCGCTGGCAAGACTGGAACGGCGCAAATCACCGAAAGAGACGTCGATGACGACGAAGAGAGACCAGAACACCTGCGCAACCACGCGCTATTTATCGGCTTGGCCCCAGCAGACGACCCCCAAATAGCAATAGCGGTGGTCATTGAGCACGGCGGTAGTGGCGGTGCCGCAGCCGCACCAGTAGCACGAGCAGTTGTAGACTACTGGATGCTGCAAGATAAAACCTACCTCCAACAGCTAGAGCAGGGGCGGATAGATGCGAGCGAAGTTGAAGACGAAGAGGATTCTGAACTCGAGATAGCCCCATGA
- the rodA gene encoding rod shape-determining protein RodA codes for MNTSTALPDHRGVNVRQSFLQSRLHIDGTMATALLVLAVFGVAVLYSAFGEDWAQTQQQVIRVSLGFLALFVFAQIPPRTLRRWAPWIFGLGLALLLTVMIKGAIGQGAQRWIEIGFIRFQPAELMKLALPIMIAWLLADSDVPPRPSRVLLAIGLILVPTALIVLQPDLGTAVLVAAAGLFVLFIAGISWRWIAGGLATLCVSVPLLWFFVMHDYQRARVMTFINPESDPLGAGYHIIQSKIAIGSGGLFGKGWLNGSQAHLEFIPERHTDFVLAVVAEEFGLVGVAQLLAVYLIVVGRGLYIAAMAQDNFSRLLASSISLTFFTYVVINAGMVSGLLPVVGLPLPLISFGGSSLVTVMAAFGILMAIHTHRRLWT; via the coding sequence ATGAACACCTCTACCGCACTCCCCGATCACCGCGGCGTAAACGTCCGCCAGTCTTTTCTACAATCACGGCTCCATATTGATGGAACCATGGCTACAGCCCTGCTGGTACTCGCAGTATTTGGAGTGGCTGTGCTTTATAGCGCTTTTGGCGAAGACTGGGCCCAGACCCAGCAACAAGTTATTAGGGTCTCGCTCGGATTTTTGGCCCTCTTCGTCTTTGCTCAAATACCTCCGCGAACTTTGCGCCGTTGGGCACCATGGATTTTTGGCCTAGGGCTGGCCCTATTGTTAACTGTGATGATCAAGGGGGCAATCGGCCAAGGAGCTCAACGCTGGATAGAGATTGGATTTATTCGCTTCCAACCTGCTGAGCTAATGAAGCTCGCATTACCAATCATGATAGCCTGGTTGCTTGCAGATTCCGATGTCCCCCCTCGCCCCTCCCGAGTACTACTAGCCATAGGGTTGATACTGGTACCAACGGCGCTCATAGTCCTGCAACCTGACCTTGGCACTGCTGTTCTTGTCGCAGCCGCCGGCCTGTTTGTCTTGTTCATTGCCGGCATCAGCTGGCGATGGATTGCTGGAGGGTTAGCAACCCTCTGCGTTAGCGTGCCACTATTGTGGTTTTTTGTGATGCATGACTATCAAAGGGCCCGGGTTATGACCTTCATTAACCCGGAATCCGACCCCTTAGGAGCCGGGTATCACATAATTCAGTCCAAGATAGCTATCGGTTCGGGAGGGCTGTTTGGTAAAGGTTGGTTAAACGGCTCCCAGGCACATTTGGAATTCATTCCTGAAAGGCATACTGACTTCGTTCTGGCGGTAGTAGCAGAAGAATTTGGCTTGGTTGGCGTAGCGCAACTGCTCGCCGTCTATCTGATAGTGGTTGGTAGAGGGCTATATATTGCTGCCATGGCTCAAGATAATTTCAGCCGATTACTGGCTAGCAGCATATCCCTAACATTTTTCACCTATGTTGTAATAAACGCTGGCATGGTTTCCGGACTACTTCCCGTAGTTGGGCTGCCACTTCCTCTCATCAGCTTCGGCGGGTCATCTTTGGTTACAGTAATGGCGGCCTTCGGCATACTGATGGCTATTCATACACACCGACGACTCTGGACATAA
- the mltB gene encoding lytic murein transglycosylase B, which produces MLKPLITYYALIAAGYVIVTTILALAPFATTLANQGLSTDKESFVERMSSQHGFDAEEMRDLLAQARHDDRALKRIKSPAEALEWHRYRQIFLTRERITAGAKYWQEHEKIIDDVVDKFGVEAHILIAILGVESYYGERSGDHRVLDALSTLAFQYPPRSSFFRNELEAFLLLAKQHGLDPTEIYGSYAGAMGKPQFISSSYKHYAVAADGDGQADLFNNVADAMASVANYLNKHGWQHNGQITNRTEADGSEWEKALASLNRPVRSEYTAEQLTNLGVKIPQDAAGSDRLGLIKLEAEDGPELWLTHTNFYVLTRYNHSALYAMAVYQLAEAILEEHKR; this is translated from the coding sequence ATGCTCAAGCCACTGATAACCTATTATGCACTTATAGCTGCTGGTTATGTCATAGTTACTACTATTCTGGCGCTGGCACCATTTGCTACCACCCTCGCCAACCAAGGCCTATCCACTGACAAAGAAAGCTTTGTTGAGCGGATGTCCAGCCAGCATGGTTTTGATGCCGAAGAGATGCGTGATCTGTTGGCGCAGGCTCGCCACGACGATAGGGCTCTAAAAAGAATCAAAAGCCCAGCGGAGGCTTTAGAGTGGCACCGCTACCGACAAATTTTCCTAACCCGTGAAAGAATCACGGCAGGGGCAAAATATTGGCAAGAGCATGAGAAGATTATTGATGATGTCGTAGACAAGTTCGGGGTAGAAGCGCATATCCTAATTGCCATACTTGGAGTGGAGAGCTACTACGGGGAGCGCTCGGGTGATCATCGGGTCCTTGATGCGCTAAGTACGTTGGCGTTCCAGTACCCGCCACGCAGTTCTTTCTTCCGCAACGAACTCGAGGCCTTCTTGCTGCTAGCCAAGCAGCATGGCCTTGATCCCACAGAGATTTATGGCTCCTATGCAGGGGCGATGGGCAAACCGCAATTCATTTCCTCAAGTTACAAGCATTATGCTGTAGCTGCCGATGGCGATGGACAAGCCGACCTATTCAATAACGTCGCCGACGCCATGGCCAGTGTTGCAAATTACCTCAACAAGCACGGTTGGCAACATAACGGACAGATCACCAACAGGACAGAGGCGGATGGATCTGAGTGGGAGAAGGCTCTGGCATCGCTAAACAGACCTGTGCGCAGCGAATATACCGCTGAGCAGCTTACCAATCTCGGCGTTAAGATACCCCAAGACGCGGCTGGCAGCGATAGACTCGGGCTTATTAAACTTGAAGCCGAGGATGGTCCCGAGCTGTGGCTAACGCACACTAACTTCTATGTCCTCACCCGATATAACCATAGTGCACTCTATGCCATGGCGGTTTATCAACTTGCAGAGGCAATATTAGAGGAGCATAAGAGGTGA
- a CDS encoding septal ring lytic transglycosylase RlpA family protein, with translation MTQGLFGNRVKLFIPISSFLVYQLLCGCSTTPEQAEDPAIEHEPSEEPDAHAPPGPDVDPSARVAGDGPSLHRSREELTSIPDAVPRKTNRSRYGNPETYEVFGQQYSVMDSAEGFTQRGYASWYGRQFHGQRTSSGTPYDMYAMTAAHREIPLPSWAEVTNLENGQTIVVKINDRGPFVDTDRRIIDLSYAAAVRLDIDDRGTAPVKIRVIETPPPQQEEGKLASVEQTEKSQTHHPTPAYNQIPVTSFDHFIAAADQLPPLESNAEAAYLQAGAFSSRDNAKRTQQKLRQFKHPVEIDEINREQGVIYRVILGPIKGADELENTRADLEKIGVDAIPVRSME, from the coding sequence GTGACGCAGGGGCTTTTTGGCAACCGGGTAAAGCTGTTCATCCCAATCAGCTCGTTCTTGGTATACCAATTGCTATGCGGGTGTTCCACAACCCCTGAGCAAGCTGAAGATCCGGCAATTGAGCATGAACCAAGTGAAGAGCCAGACGCACACGCACCACCTGGACCTGACGTGGATCCGTCAGCACGAGTGGCCGGTGACGGTCCTTCGCTTCACCGCAGTCGGGAAGAGCTAACCAGCATTCCCGATGCAGTGCCACGCAAAACCAACCGGAGCCGCTACGGCAATCCCGAAACCTATGAGGTGTTTGGCCAGCAATATTCGGTGATGGATTCTGCTGAAGGTTTCACCCAGCGCGGCTACGCTTCATGGTATGGCAGACAGTTTCATGGCCAACGCACATCCAGCGGGACCCCATATGACATGTATGCGATGACCGCTGCCCACCGCGAGATCCCTTTGCCAAGCTGGGCGGAGGTGACCAACCTGGAAAATGGCCAAACTATCGTCGTTAAGATCAATGATCGGGGCCCTTTTGTTGACACCGACCGGAGGATAATCGATCTTTCTTATGCAGCAGCGGTAAGACTTGATATCGATGATCGCGGCACAGCACCTGTAAAGATCAGGGTGATAGAGACACCCCCCCCTCAGCAGGAAGAGGGGAAGTTAGCTTCTGTGGAGCAGACTGAAAAGAGCCAAACACATCATCCTACGCCGGCATACAACCAAATACCAGTTACCAGTTTTGATCATTTCATTGCGGCCGCCGACCAACTTCCCCCTCTTGAAAGCAACGCAGAAGCAGCATACCTCCAAGCGGGCGCCTTTAGTTCCAGGGATAATGCCAAAAGAACGCAACAGAAGCTCCGCCAGTTTAAGCATCCGGTCGAGATAGATGAAATCAATAGAGAACAAGGGGTTATATACAGGGTCATACTCGGGCCAATAAAAGGCGCTGATGAACTCGAAAACACTAGGGCAGATTTAGAAAAAATCGGGGTTGACGCCATACCCGTGCGCTCTATGGAATGA
- a CDS encoding D-alanyl-D-alanine carboxypeptidase family protein: MRKAFVSLVAATLIGFCCSLSVVADDSRWGQPIVEAVPTPSPPSIGSPSFILVDIKSGNIIAKRDPHEQWEPASLAKMMTAYVVFRELSAGHIDLEDRVTISERAWRSQGSRMFVEVGEQVSVKKLLQGLIIQSGNDAAVALAEHVAGDEDTFAQVMNQEAQRLGMENTQYANSTGMPNAEMYTTAFDTARLARAIIEEHPEFYNWYSQRSFEYAGIVQHNRNRLLWRDESVDGLKTGYTSSAGYNLTTSAERAEMRLISVVLGADSEDARAQQSHQLLNYGFRFFETHRLYSAQERLSEARTWKADKESLELGIAEDLYVTIPRRERDNLSASVRLHDELIAPITQGEEIGEVDIVLAGEVIHTEPLIALNDLEEGGLWRRLVDSLWLRFQ; this comes from the coding sequence ATGAGAAAAGCCTTTGTCAGCTTGGTCGCGGCAACGCTAATTGGTTTTTGCTGCTCCCTGTCAGTTGTTGCCGATGATTCGCGTTGGGGACAACCAATCGTTGAGGCTGTACCAACTCCTTCACCACCTAGCATAGGCTCGCCAAGTTTTATACTTGTTGACATCAAAAGCGGTAATATCATCGCTAAACGCGACCCACACGAACAGTGGGAACCAGCGAGCCTAGCCAAGATGATGACCGCGTACGTAGTCTTCCGCGAGCTTAGCGCCGGTCACATAGACTTAGAAGATCGCGTCACCATAAGTGAACGGGCTTGGCGCTCCCAGGGATCACGCATGTTCGTTGAAGTCGGCGAACAGGTGTCTGTCAAAAAGCTTCTCCAAGGCTTGATCATTCAATCAGGCAACGACGCCGCAGTAGCTCTGGCTGAGCATGTAGCCGGAGACGAAGATACTTTTGCCCAGGTTATGAATCAGGAGGCACAACGCTTGGGCATGGAGAATACTCAATATGCCAATTCTACCGGCATGCCGAATGCGGAGATGTATACAACAGCATTCGACACCGCACGCTTAGCTCGGGCAATCATTGAAGAGCATCCTGAGTTTTACAATTGGTATTCGCAACGCTCTTTTGAATACGCCGGCATCGTGCAACATAATCGCAACCGTTTGCTATGGCGCGATGAGAGCGTGGACGGCTTGAAGACCGGCTATACCAGCTCGGCCGGATACAATCTCACCACATCCGCTGAAAGAGCAGAAATGCGGCTCATATCGGTAGTATTAGGGGCTGATAGCGAAGACGCCCGTGCCCAGCAAAGCCACCAACTACTCAACTACGGGTTCCGCTTCTTTGAAACTCATCGCCTTTATAGCGCACAAGAGCGACTCAGCGAGGCCCGTACCTGGAAAGCTGATAAGGAGTCTTTGGAGTTAGGCATCGCAGAGGATCTCTATGTAACGATTCCGCGCCGGGAAAGAGATAATCTTAGCGCCTCGGTAAGGCTCCACGACGAGCTAATCGCCCCAATTACTCAAGGCGAAGAGATCGGCGAGGTGGATATCGTACTTGCGGGGGAGGTCATCCACACCGAGCCACTAATAGCCCTAAATGACCTTGAAGAAGGTGGGCTATGGCGCCGGTTAGTGGATAGCCTTTGGCTAAGATTCCAGTAA
- a CDS encoding D-amino acid aminotransferase: protein MPEHSICYLNGRMLPLDQAHISPLDRGFLFADSVYEVIPVYAGKPFLLEAHLQRLHSSLDAIRMSNPHSYADWEDILTRLCSLNGGGDLALYLQITRGSPVQRRHEFPADGNQPTIFAMVSELPSPTNHGLKAITLEDTRWARCDIKSTALLANVLLRQSATDNGADEAILHRNGLVTEGAASSLFIVKDRHLSTPQLNHDVLPGVTRNAILALAEQYGLPHSCREIHIDELSNADEVWLTSSTKEVAPVIEIDGHPICEGRPGPIHESMRLWLDKLKEES, encoded by the coding sequence ATGCCTGAGCATTCTATCTGCTATCTCAACGGTCGCATGCTACCGCTCGATCAGGCCCATATCTCACCGCTTGATCGGGGTTTCCTTTTTGCCGACAGCGTATACGAGGTTATCCCCGTATACGCTGGCAAGCCCTTCCTGCTCGAGGCTCATCTGCAAAGGCTACACAGTTCTCTAGATGCTATCAGGATGTCCAACCCTCACAGCTACGCTGATTGGGAAGACATATTGACGAGGTTATGCAGCCTTAACGGGGGTGGTGATCTTGCTTTATATCTTCAGATTACCCGCGGCAGCCCTGTCCAAAGACGACACGAATTTCCCGCCGATGGTAACCAACCCACTATCTTTGCGATGGTCAGTGAGCTGCCTTCACCGACAAACCATGGATTAAAGGCAATAACACTTGAGGATACACGCTGGGCGCGCTGTGACATAAAAAGCACTGCTTTGCTGGCCAACGTTTTGCTGCGCCAGAGCGCAACGGACAACGGTGCTGATGAGGCAATCCTGCATCGCAACGGCTTAGTTACCGAAGGCGCAGCCAGTAGTCTGTTTATTGTTAAGGACCGGCACCTGAGTACGCCACAACTGAATCACGACGTTTTACCTGGGGTTACACGCAATGCGATTCTTGCTCTGGCCGAGCAATATGGCTTACCGCACAGCTGCCGCGAGATTCATATCGACGAACTGAGCAACGCCGATGAGGTCTGGCTAACCAGCTCAACCAAGGAAGTAGCCCCGGTCATTGAGATTGATGGCCACCCCATTTGTGAAGGAAGACCTGGCCCTATACATGAGTCCATGCGCCTCTGGCTAGACAAACTGAAAGAGGAAAGCTAA
- the lipB gene encoding lipoyl(octanoyl) transferase LipB, whose product MVTALLDTQVSYLGLRDYTDTWHEMRKLTTQRCPDSPDQVWIVQHPSVYTLGQSGKEEHILNPGDIPVIHSDRGGLVTWHGPGQIIAYPLLDLRRWGISVRELVHALEQAVISLLAIHEVASHRREGAPGVYVDGAKIAALGVRVKNGRCYHGVALNVSNDLEPFSRINPCGMKDMPTTRLYDHGVTPSLDRAEVELGIHLLAALEREAKH is encoded by the coding sequence ATGGTCACGGCCTTGCTAGACACCCAGGTAAGTTATCTGGGGTTGCGCGACTACACCGACACCTGGCATGAGATGCGCAAACTAACCACTCAACGTTGCCCAGATAGCCCTGATCAAGTCTGGATAGTTCAACACCCGAGCGTATATACCCTAGGCCAATCAGGCAAGGAAGAGCATATTTTGAATCCGGGAGATATACCAGTAATCCACTCCGACCGGGGCGGCCTGGTTACCTGGCATGGCCCTGGACAGATTATCGCTTACCCGCTGCTCGATCTCCGGCGCTGGGGCATATCTGTACGCGAACTGGTACACGCCCTGGAACAAGCTGTCATCTCACTTCTAGCAATACACGAGGTCGCCTCACACAGACGCGAAGGGGCGCCCGGTGTCTATGTCGATGGTGCCAAGATCGCCGCCTTGGGAGTAAGGGTAAAGAATGGCCGCTGCTACCATGGGGTCGCCCTAAACGTCAGTAACGATCTTGAACCATTTTCTAGGATTAACCCTTGTGGTATGAAGGATATGCCTACAACACGCCTCTACGACCATGGTGTCACACCATCGCTGGATAGAGCGGAAGTAGAGTTGGGAATTCACTTGCTAGCCGCACTCGAAAGAGAAGCAAAACACTGA